In one Steroidobacteraceae bacterium genomic region, the following are encoded:
- a CDS encoding VanZ family protein produces MLKLRFTRTWLAVGILIAAFVLVTGLVPPRRLPALGLSDKVEHALAYLGLALWFVGIVARSRYLVLAGALFLFGVAIEILQHLTGWGRRADPYDVLANSVGIVLGLVIGRLGLGGWAEWLERRLGLAP; encoded by the coding sequence ATGCTCAAGCTGCGATTTACACGAACCTGGCTGGCGGTCGGCATTTTGATTGCCGCCTTCGTTCTGGTCACGGGTCTCGTGCCGCCACGCAGATTGCCCGCCCTGGGTTTGAGTGACAAAGTCGAGCATGCGCTCGCCTACCTCGGCCTCGCGTTGTGGTTCGTCGGCATCGTTGCGCGCAGCCGATATCTCGTACTGGCGGGTGCGTTGTTCCTGTTCGGTGTTGCGATCGAGATTCTCCAGCATCTGACGGGTTGGGGCCGGCGCGCGGACCCCTACGACGTGCTCGCCAATTCCGTCGGTATCGTGCTTGGGTTGGTGATTGGCCGACTGGGTCTTGGCGGCTGGGCCGAGTGGCTCGAGCGCCGTCTCGGTCTCGCGCCGTAG
- a CDS encoding replication-associated recombination protein A, with translation MTSETLLRPLADRMRPRNLDEFAGQQHLLSAGKPLRRAVEGAQLHSMILWGPPGTGKTTLARLIATQANAEFIALSAVMAGVKDIRQAVEQAKANREQFARRTVLFLDEVHRFNKAQQDVFLPYVEDGTLYFIGATTENPSFEVVSALLSRARVYVLKRLLDADIEGVLQRAAEDDERGLGALRLAFAAGVLPALAQAADGDARRALNMLEIAADLARPSESGSMIDLDVVRELASSNRRRFDKGGDQFYDQISVLHKSVRGTDPDAALYWFARMIDGGCDPLYIARRAVRMAVEDIGLADPRALTLTLQAWEAYERLGSPEGELAIANAIIYLACAPKSNAAYVAFGEARADIESFGTLDVPLRFRNAPTRLMKELGHGKGYRYAHDEPDAFAVGERYFPDDMPQKQYYRPVERGLEIRIGEALERLRQKISR, from the coding sequence ATGACCAGCGAGACCCTACTGCGACCGCTTGCCGATCGCATGCGGCCCCGAAATCTCGACGAATTCGCCGGTCAGCAGCACTTGTTGAGTGCGGGCAAACCGTTGCGACGGGCAGTCGAAGGCGCGCAACTGCACTCGATGATCCTGTGGGGACCACCCGGCACCGGCAAGACCACGCTCGCGAGGCTGATCGCGACGCAAGCCAATGCCGAGTTCATCGCCTTGTCGGCGGTGATGGCGGGTGTCAAGGACATCCGCCAGGCCGTCGAGCAGGCGAAGGCCAATCGCGAGCAATTCGCGCGGCGCACGGTGTTGTTTCTCGATGAAGTGCATCGCTTCAACAAGGCCCAGCAGGATGTCTTCCTGCCTTACGTCGAAGACGGCACGTTGTACTTCATCGGGGCGACGACCGAGAATCCTTCGTTCGAAGTCGTCAGCGCCTTGCTCTCGCGGGCGCGTGTCTATGTCCTGAAGCGCTTGCTCGATGCGGATATCGAGGGGGTTCTGCAACGTGCGGCCGAGGACGATGAGCGTGGCCTTGGTGCGCTGCGACTTGCATTTGCCGCTGGCGTGCTGCCCGCGCTTGCACAGGCCGCGGATGGTGATGCGCGCCGTGCGCTCAACATGCTCGAAATCGCGGCTGACCTCGCGCGCCCGTCTGAATCTGGATCAATGATCGATCTCGATGTCGTTCGTGAACTCGCAAGCAGCAATCGGCGCCGCTTCGACAAGGGTGGCGATCAGTTCTATGACCAGATCTCGGTCCTTCACAAGTCGGTACGAGGGACTGATCCCGATGCCGCACTCTATTGGTTTGCGCGCATGATCGACGGTGGTTGCGATCCTTTATACATCGCGCGGCGCGCGGTGAGGATGGCGGTGGAGGATATTGGTCTTGCCGATCCACGCGCACTGACTCTCACGCTGCAGGCATGGGAGGCCTACGAACGGCTCGGCAGCCCCGAGGGAGAGCTCGCGATCGCCAATGCAATCATTTACCTCGCCTGTGCGCCCAAGAGCAATGCGGCTTATGTGGCATTCGGCGAGGCGCGAGCCGATATCGAGTCGTTCGGGACGCTCGATGTACCACTGCGTTTTCGCAATGCCCCGACGCGGTTGATGAAGGAACTGGGACACGGCAAGGGCTATCGTTATGCGCACGATGAACCCGACGCCTTCGCGGTCGGCGAGCGCTATTTTCCCGACGACATGCCGCAAAAACAGTACTATCGCCCGGTCGAGAGAGGTCTGGAGATTCGCATTGGTGAGGCGCTCGAGCGGCTGCGTCAGAAAATTTCGAGGTAA
- the lolA gene encoding outer membrane lipoprotein chaperone LolA — protein MRSLFACWLAFACSLALAAVQPTRLDAYLTGLKTLRTDFEQTVVDSRGREVQRDSGSLLVERPGRFRWSLRDGKGQPAQVLVGDGLNLWFYDIALEQVTVKPAASTLPGTPAMLLAGEAPIRESFLVRALPRQQGLDWVEVRPRRSDAEFAIAKFGFARNVLVSMRLTDKLGQVTTVKFNGAARNVALDPDEFRFSAPQGVDVIGTPASPSP, from the coding sequence ATGCGGAGCCTGTTCGCGTGCTGGCTTGCGTTCGCGTGCAGCCTGGCCCTGGCGGCGGTGCAACCCACCCGGCTGGATGCATACCTCACCGGTCTCAAGACCCTGCGCACGGATTTCGAGCAGACGGTGGTCGATTCACGAGGCCGCGAAGTGCAGCGCGATTCAGGTTCGTTGCTGGTCGAGCGCCCGGGGAGGTTTCGCTGGTCACTACGTGATGGCAAGGGCCAGCCTGCGCAGGTGCTGGTCGGCGACGGCCTGAATCTCTGGTTCTACGACATAGCGCTCGAGCAAGTGACCGTGAAGCCGGCAGCGAGTACCTTGCCGGGCACGCCCGCCATGCTGCTTGCCGGCGAGGCGCCAATTCGCGAATCCTTCCTGGTGCGTGCCTTGCCGCGTCAGCAGGGGCTCGACTGGGTCGAAGTCAGACCGCGACGGAGCGATGCGGAATTCGCGATCGCAAAGTTCGGTTTTGCGAGGAATGTACTGGTGAGCATGCGCCTCACGGACAAGCTGGGCCAGGTGACGACCGTCAAATTCAACGGCGCTGCGCGCAATGTGGCCCTGGATCCCGATGAGTTCAGGTTTTCCGCGCCCCAGGGCGTGGATGTCATCGGAACACCGGCGTCGCCTTCGCCCTGA
- a CDS encoding DUF3631 domain-containing protein — protein sequence MNHALRQIDEAVARFDRATGADAEQSGDLLLGNVRAFIGRFCVFPTQHALTAVALWAAHAHAIEHFVSTPRLALLSPEPASGKTRVLEVLDLLAPAPMFSLSASPAAIFRKLQQEQITLLFDEVDAIWNRRGKDDNHEDLRALLNAGYKRGATIPRCVGPKHEVVDFPVFAAVALAGLGELPDTIMSRSVIIKMRRRAPSERAEPFRHREHSHAGFELRERLAKWARRVGPPAGAAWPTMPRGVVDRPAEIWEPLIAIADQAGGAWPLMARDACVALCADAEDRRLSLGIRLLADLRTLFKGQEVIGTQAILQRLADGADYGLDPDAPWGDIRGRPLTVRALSSMLKGYGVGPTKVKVAGSAVQGYRRDQLHDAWQRYLPSISSNPELPEPPEPALYSPAETVPDFRQPYTRSGTDPEPVSALPTASVPPVPQVPLVGTPESGCPRCAGEGCEWCA from the coding sequence ATGAACCATGCGCTGCGACAGATCGACGAAGCGGTCGCACGATTCGATAGGGCCACGGGCGCCGATGCGGAGCAGTCGGGGGATTTGCTTCTCGGGAACGTTCGTGCATTCATCGGTCGTTTTTGCGTATTTCCAACGCAGCACGCATTGACAGCCGTAGCGCTTTGGGCGGCACATGCCCACGCGATCGAGCACTTCGTATCAACGCCGCGGCTTGCGCTGCTGAGTCCGGAGCCGGCGAGCGGCAAGACGCGCGTGCTTGAGGTTCTGGATCTTTTGGCGCCGGCGCCGATGTTCAGCCTGAGCGCTTCGCCCGCAGCAATTTTCCGCAAACTCCAGCAAGAGCAGATTACGTTGCTATTCGATGAGGTCGACGCCATATGGAATCGTCGCGGCAAGGATGACAACCACGAAGACCTGCGCGCTCTGCTGAACGCCGGTTACAAGCGAGGCGCCACTATTCCGCGTTGTGTCGGTCCCAAGCATGAGGTTGTCGATTTCCCGGTTTTCGCGGCCGTTGCGCTGGCAGGGCTGGGCGAGCTGCCGGATACGATCATGTCACGTTCAGTCATCATAAAAATGCGTCGACGCGCGCCATCCGAGCGTGCCGAGCCCTTTCGCCACCGCGAGCACTCTCATGCGGGTTTCGAATTGCGTGAGCGGCTAGCCAAGTGGGCACGCCGCGTGGGACCACCGGCGGGTGCCGCCTGGCCGACGATGCCGCGTGGGGTTGTCGACCGGCCTGCAGAAATATGGGAGCCCCTCATTGCAATTGCCGACCAGGCCGGAGGCGCGTGGCCTCTCATGGCGCGCGATGCCTGTGTCGCATTGTGTGCCGATGCCGAGGATCGGCGCCTCAGTCTGGGCATAAGGCTCCTCGCCGATCTGAGGACCCTGTTCAAAGGCCAGGAAGTGATCGGAACGCAAGCCATCCTGCAGCGCCTTGCCGATGGGGCAGATTATGGGCTTGATCCTGACGCGCCTTGGGGCGACATTCGCGGACGGCCACTGACTGTGCGAGCGCTCTCGTCCATGTTAAAGGGCTACGGTGTCGGTCCCACGAAGGTCAAAGTCGCGGGATCAGCCGTGCAGGGGTATCGGCGAGACCAGCTCCATGACGCCTGGCAGCGCTACCTCCCCTCCATCTCCAGCAATCCGGAACTTCCGGAACCTCCGGAACCGGCCCTTTATTCCCCAGCCGAAACGGTTCCGGATTTCCGCCAGCCATACACTCGATCCGGAACCGATCCGGAACCGGTAAGTGCTTTGCCCACCGCTTCGGTTCCACCGGTTCCGCAGGTTCCGCTTGTTGGCACCCCGGAGAGCGGCTGTCCTCGCTGCGCTGGGGAGGGTTGCGAGTGGTGCGCGTGA
- the trxB gene encoding thioredoxin-disulfide reductase translates to MSTQHTSLIILGSGPAGFSAAVYAARANREPLLITGLQQGGQLMTTTEVDNWPGDVEGLLGPDLMQRMQRHAERFATRIVNDHIHTVKLGSRPFELQGDSGTYSCDALIVATGASARYLGLPSETRFQGRGVSACATCDGFFFKGQQVAVVGGGNTAVEEALYLANLASHVTLVHRRDRLRAEKIMQDRLFALEQQGRVGFEWNSTVAEVLGDDTGVNGLAIVSRDGTRKSLEVTGVFIAIGHTPNTGIFTGQLEMNNGYIKVQSGTDGNATATSVPGVFAAGDVADHVYRQAVTSAGSGCMAALDADHYLETLDHGAG, encoded by the coding sequence ATGAGCACCCAACATACCAGTCTGATCATCCTCGGCTCCGGGCCGGCCGGTTTCAGTGCCGCGGTGTACGCGGCGCGGGCGAATCGCGAGCCGCTGCTCATCACCGGCCTGCAGCAGGGCGGGCAGCTGATGACCACGACCGAGGTCGACAACTGGCCCGGCGATGTCGAGGGGCTGCTCGGCCCCGACCTCATGCAGCGCATGCAACGACATGCGGAACGATTCGCGACGCGTATCGTCAATGATCATATCCATACAGTGAAACTCGGCAGCCGGCCTTTTGAACTGCAGGGTGACAGCGGCACCTATAGTTGTGATGCGCTGATCGTCGCAACCGGCGCATCGGCCCGCTACCTGGGCCTGCCCTCGGAAACACGCTTCCAGGGTCGCGGCGTGTCGGCCTGCGCGACCTGCGACGGATTCTTCTTCAAGGGCCAGCAGGTCGCGGTGGTCGGGGGCGGTAACACCGCTGTCGAAGAGGCGCTCTACCTTGCCAACCTCGCCTCGCATGTCACGCTCGTGCACCGGCGGGACCGGCTACGCGCCGAGAAGATCATGCAGGATCGCCTGTTTGCACTCGAGCAGCAGGGACGCGTTGGCTTCGAGTGGAATTCGACGGTGGCCGAGGTGCTGGGCGACGATACCGGTGTCAATGGACTCGCCATCGTCAGTCGCGACGGCACGCGAAAATCGCTCGAGGTGACCGGCGTGTTCATCGCCATCGGCCATACGCCCAACACCGGGATCTTTACTGGCCAGCTCGAAATGAACAACGGCTATATAAAGGTGCAAAGCGGTACGGATGGCAATGCGACGGCCACCAGCGTCCCGGGCGTGTTCGCCGCCGGCGACGTCGCCGACCATGTGTATCGGCAGGCCGTCACTTCGGCGGGTTCCGGCTGCATGGCGGCGCTCGATGCCGACCATTACCTCGAAACGCTGGACCACGGCGCAGGATAG
- a CDS encoding site-specific integrase — MATITERRTRKSGRSFLAQVRIAGYKPTARAFASRRDAKRWAEQTESELRKQRERGNAIRSDAPKMTVGDIIREYLDDPETQSLRTYRDLSDLLAWWTSEYGGERVLRLNVVALREARKRLRKDGRAPATVNRYLSAMRSCWNFARAAGIVPLDQSWPLRLMLTEPKGRTRFLSDEELTRLNREAAEYSPLMRAAISVSLGCGVRAGELLRLTWADVDFERQRLRILIAKNKTSRAVHLPSSAAHALRALKRQPMIGSRVFLNSRGEPLEKGGLEKHWRTIRAAADLHDFRWHDLRHSCASILAQNGATLLEIGSVLGHKSPAVTQRYSHLVEGKPVTGHDALDRKLRGDP, encoded by the coding sequence GTGGCTACCATAACCGAACGCCGAACCCGCAAAAGCGGGCGCTCGTTTCTGGCGCAAGTGCGTATTGCGGGCTATAAACCAACTGCCCGGGCATTTGCTAGCAGGCGTGACGCGAAACGCTGGGCGGAACAGACGGAGAGCGAACTCCGCAAGCAGCGCGAGCGCGGCAATGCCATCCGCTCAGACGCGCCGAAAATGACTGTCGGCGACATCATTCGCGAATATCTGGACGATCCGGAAACTCAAAGCCTTCGCACCTACCGCGACTTGTCCGACCTACTCGCGTGGTGGACATCAGAGTACGGTGGCGAAAGAGTTCTGCGGCTCAATGTGGTTGCCTTGCGTGAAGCCAGGAAAAGACTGCGCAAAGACGGCCGTGCGCCGGCAACGGTCAATCGTTACCTAAGCGCCATGCGGAGTTGCTGGAATTTTGCGCGCGCCGCCGGGATCGTTCCGCTCGATCAGTCTTGGCCACTGCGTCTAATGCTGACAGAGCCCAAGGGCCGAACTCGATTCCTGTCAGACGAAGAGCTGACCCGCCTAAATAGAGAAGCTGCCGAGTATTCGCCGCTGATGCGAGCGGCGATTTCGGTTTCTTTGGGTTGCGGCGTAAGGGCGGGCGAACTCCTAAGGCTTACGTGGGCCGACGTCGACTTCGAGCGCCAGCGGCTTCGTATTCTGATTGCAAAGAACAAGACATCACGCGCTGTGCATCTGCCCAGCAGTGCGGCGCATGCACTGCGCGCACTCAAGCGACAGCCAATGATCGGCTCACGCGTGTTCCTCAATTCGAGGGGGGAGCCACTGGAGAAAGGCGGGCTCGAAAAACATTGGCGAACCATACGAGCGGCCGCCGATCTCCATGACTTCCGATGGCATGATCTGCGTCATAGCTGTGCAAGTATTTTGGCGCAAAACGGCGCGACGCTTCTTGAGATCGGCAGTGTCCTGGGGCACAAAAGCCCGGCGGTGACTCAGCGTTACTCGCACTTGGTTGAGGGCAAGCCGGTGACGGGTCATGATGCACTCGACAGGAAGCTCCGGGGTGACCCGTGA
- a CDS encoding DNA translocase FtsK 4TM domain-containing protein: MAGYAVQNDGDSRLTGAVARGLREASLIVMVALALMLFASLASYSPLDPGFSFTGDGRSVENLIGRVGAWFADVLFFLFGYPAFLFPLMLALAGWQLYQRRRDRETVARINLLIRLGGFALMLGASCALATMHFGAGDLRQTAGGALGQLLGGAALSGLNFLGATVLVLAVWMTGMTLAFDLSWLKVMDQVGSAAWRAVGWVKARQSAARDAAVGEERKAARKEAVAIQQKKVATRSKPRIDTPAPAPEKSERVDRERQVPLFEAPSQGELPPLNILDDPPRSEPSYSEEALEAMSRLVELKLKDFGVEVEVVAVQPGPVVTRFEIRPAPGVKVSQISGLSKDLARALSAISVRVVEVIPGKSVMGLEIPNERRELVTLGEIIKSKAYDDIASPLALALGKDIGGAPIVADLARMPHLLIAGTTGSGKSVAINAMVLSLLYKATAEHVRMIMIDPKMLELSVYEGIPQLLAPVVTDMRDAANALRWCVAEMERRYQLMAALGVRNIIGFNRKVREATDAGKPIRDPVQMARAANDPTIDQSEIPDLVPLPYIVVIIDELADLMMIVGKKVEELIARLAQKARASGIHLVLATQRPSVDVITGLIKANIPTRIAFQVSAKVDSRTILDQIGAEALLGHGDMLYLPPGTSLPMRVHGAFVSDSEVHRVVKALKASGTPTYLEEVIAGPSTPLPGISGEPPEPGGADDAEQDPLYDEAVRIVIEERKPSISYVQRRLKIGYNRAARLVEAMEAAGLVGPLQSNGSREVLAPAQGGD; encoded by the coding sequence TTGGCAGGCTACGCAGTGCAAAATGACGGTGATTCCCGACTGACCGGGGCAGTGGCTCGGGGATTGCGCGAAGCGAGCCTTATCGTGATGGTCGCGCTGGCGCTGATGCTGTTCGCCTCGCTCGCCAGCTACAGTCCGCTCGATCCGGGATTCTCGTTCACGGGCGACGGGCGGAGCGTCGAGAACCTCATCGGGCGTGTCGGCGCCTGGTTCGCCGATGTGCTTTTCTTTCTTTTTGGCTACCCCGCATTCCTGTTTCCGCTGATGCTGGCCCTGGCGGGCTGGCAGCTCTACCAAAGACGTCGCGATCGCGAGACCGTGGCCCGCATCAACCTCCTGATTCGCCTCGGCGGCTTCGCCCTCATGCTCGGTGCGAGTTGTGCGCTCGCGACCATGCATTTTGGTGCGGGCGATCTGCGCCAGACGGCCGGTGGTGCCCTGGGTCAGCTGCTGGGCGGTGCGGCCCTGTCGGGCCTCAATTTTCTCGGCGCGACCGTGCTGGTATTGGCGGTCTGGATGACCGGGATGACCCTGGCATTCGACCTGTCGTGGCTCAAGGTCATGGACCAGGTCGGATCGGCGGCATGGCGCGCCGTGGGTTGGGTCAAGGCAAGGCAGTCGGCTGCGCGCGATGCGGCGGTGGGAGAGGAGCGCAAGGCGGCCCGCAAGGAGGCCGTCGCCATTCAGCAGAAGAAGGTTGCGACCCGCAGCAAACCGCGCATCGACACACCGGCGCCCGCCCCGGAGAAATCCGAACGTGTCGATCGCGAGCGCCAGGTGCCCCTGTTCGAGGCGCCGAGCCAGGGCGAACTGCCGCCCCTCAATATCCTGGACGATCCACCGCGCAGCGAGCCAAGCTACTCCGAAGAGGCACTCGAGGCGATGTCGCGCCTCGTGGAACTCAAGCTGAAGGACTTCGGCGTCGAAGTCGAGGTCGTCGCAGTGCAGCCTGGGCCGGTCGTCACCCGATTCGAGATTCGGCCGGCCCCCGGCGTGAAGGTGTCGCAGATCAGCGGCCTGTCGAAGGATCTTGCGCGGGCCCTGTCCGCGATCAGCGTGCGGGTGGTCGAAGTCATTCCCGGCAAATCGGTAATGGGTCTCGAGATCCCGAACGAGCGCAGGGAGCTGGTGACCCTCGGCGAGATCATCAAGTCCAAGGCCTATGACGACATTGCCTCGCCGCTGGCGCTCGCCCTCGGCAAGGATATTGGCGGCGCGCCCATTGTCGCGGACCTCGCTCGCATGCCGCATCTGCTCATCGCCGGCACGACAGGCTCGGGCAAGTCGGTGGCGATCAACGCCATGGTGCTGTCGCTCCTGTATAAAGCGACGGCCGAGCACGTGCGCATGATCATGATCGACCCGAAGATGCTCGAGCTGTCGGTCTACGAAGGCATTCCGCAACTGCTCGCGCCCGTGGTGACGGATATGCGCGATGCGGCCAATGCCCTGCGTTGGTGCGTGGCCGAGATGGAGCGGCGCTATCAACTGATGGCGGCGCTCGGTGTACGCAACATCATCGGTTTCAATCGCAAGGTGCGCGAGGCGACCGACGCGGGCAAGCCGATTCGCGATCCCGTGCAAATGGCGAGGGCCGCGAACGATCCGACCATCGACCAGTCGGAAATTCCTGACCTGGTGCCGCTGCCATACATCGTTGTCATCATCGACGAGCTTGCCGACCTCATGATGATAGTCGGCAAGAAGGTCGAGGAGCTGATCGCGCGGCTCGCGCAGAAAGCGCGCGCTTCGGGCATTCACCTTGTGCTCGCCACGCAGCGCCCGTCGGTGGATGTCATTACCGGTCTCATTAAGGCCAATATCCCGACGCGCATCGCGTTTCAGGTATCGGCGAAAGTCGACTCGCGCACCATCCTCGATCAGATCGGCGCGGAGGCATTGCTGGGTCATGGCGACATGCTCTACCTGCCCCCTGGCACCTCACTGCCGATGCGCGTGCATGGCGCATTCGTATCCGATTCCGAAGTGCATCGGGTGGTCAAGGCGCTGAAGGCGAGCGGGACACCGACCTATCTGGAAGAAGTCATCGCGGGCCCGTCCACGCCGCTGCCCGGCATCTCGGGCGAGCCGCCGGAGCCAGGCGGCGCGGACGATGCCGAGCAGGATCCGCTCTACGATGAAGCCGTGCGCATCGTCATCGAAGAGCGCAAACCCTCCATTTCCTATGTGCAGCGCCGACTGAAGATCGGCTACAACCGCGCTGCGCGCCTCGTGGAGGCGATGGAGGCAGCGGGACTCGTCGGGCCATTGCAGTCGAATGGTTCTCGCGAAGTGCTGGCGCCGGCGCAGGGCGGAGACTGA
- a CDS encoding CrcB family protein, whose amino-acid sequence MNWIWVAVGSALGGSARYAVALWLPHQPGRWPVATFTVNVLGSFAIGCVFAWWSLRSAQAEGLRLFLMTGILGGFTTYSAFALEASLLDGAVPGLRAVGYAVATVVGCVGAALAGRRLFEVILVG is encoded by the coding sequence TTGAACTGGATCTGGGTGGCTGTCGGCAGCGCACTCGGTGGATCCGCGCGCTACGCCGTCGCGCTTTGGCTGCCGCATCAGCCAGGCAGGTGGCCGGTCGCAACCTTCACCGTCAATGTGCTGGGTTCATTCGCGATTGGTTGTGTATTTGCCTGGTGGTCGCTGCGCAGCGCGCAGGCGGAGGGTCTGCGTCTGTTTCTGATGACCGGGATCCTCGGCGGGTTTACCACGTACTCGGCCTTTGCGCTCGAGGCGAGTCTGCTCGATGGCGCCGTGCCGGGTTTGCGCGCGGTTGGGTATGCGGTTGCCACCGTCGTGGGCTGCGTCGGCGCCGCGCTCGCAGGGCGCCGATTGTTCGAAGTCATCTTGGTGGGTTGA
- the serS gene encoding serine--tRNA ligase, producing MLDSRQLRNDIDEVAANLARRGFALDIAAFKSLEEERRSAQLAVDELRAARNANAKAVGGAKSRGEDASELIAAGEALGAQMTSAEERIASVQQRFDAAVLGLPNLLHPSVPEGKDESCNRELRQVGTPARYDFAVRDHVALGEGLGGLDFDAAGRISGARFAVMRGGVAALHRALAQFMLDLHVREHGYVEHYVPYMVLDDALLGTGQLPKFAADLFRIERDPASFLIPTAEVPLTNLVRGQIVAADALPMRLVAHTPCFRSEAGSYGKDTRGLIRQHQFDKVELVHIVRPDESYDALESLTSHAEAVLQRLELPYRVVALCAGDMGFGSAKTYDLEVWLPGQDKYREISSCSNCEAFQARRMQARWRNPESKKPEPVHTLNGSGVAVGRALVAVLENYQNADGSVTVPKVLRPYLHGIDKITRS from the coding sequence GTGTTAGACAGCAGACAATTACGTAACGATATCGATGAGGTAGCCGCAAATCTCGCGCGGCGCGGTTTTGCGCTCGACATCGCTGCATTCAAGTCACTCGAAGAGGAGCGGCGCAGCGCTCAGCTCGCTGTCGATGAGTTGCGAGCCGCGCGCAATGCCAATGCCAAGGCCGTCGGCGGCGCAAAGTCGCGGGGTGAGGATGCGAGTGAGCTCATCGCCGCGGGCGAAGCGCTCGGCGCGCAGATGACGAGTGCCGAGGAGCGCATTGCGTCGGTCCAGCAACGCTTCGATGCGGCCGTGCTTGGTTTGCCCAATCTGCTGCATCCCTCGGTTCCCGAAGGCAAGGATGAGTCGTGCAATCGCGAACTGCGTCAGGTCGGAACGCCGGCGCGATACGATTTTGCCGTGCGCGATCATGTTGCGCTCGGTGAAGGCCTTGGTGGCCTCGATTTTGATGCGGCGGGGCGGATATCCGGCGCGCGTTTTGCCGTGATGCGCGGCGGCGTCGCGGCGCTGCACCGGGCGTTGGCGCAATTCATGCTGGACCTGCATGTGCGCGAACATGGGTATGTTGAGCACTACGTCCCTTACATGGTGCTCGACGACGCGCTCCTGGGTACTGGCCAATTGCCCAAGTTCGCCGCGGACCTGTTTCGGATCGAGCGCGATCCCGCGAGCTTCCTGATTCCAACCGCGGAAGTTCCGCTGACCAACCTGGTGCGCGGGCAGATCGTAGCGGCCGATGCGCTGCCAATGCGTTTGGTCGCGCACACGCCGTGCTTCCGTTCGGAGGCGGGTTCCTATGGCAAGGACACACGCGGCCTCATTCGCCAGCACCAGTTCGACAAGGTCGAGCTCGTGCACATCGTGCGCCCGGACGAGTCCTACGATGCGCTGGAATCGCTCACGTCGCATGCGGAGGCAGTCCTGCAGCGCCTGGAGTTGCCCTATCGCGTCGTCGCGCTGTGCGCGGGCGACATGGGATTTGGCAGCGCCAAGACCTATGATCTCGAGGTGTGGCTGCCTGGCCAGGACAAGTACCGCGAAATTTCCTCCTGCAGCAACTGCGAGGCTTTTCAGGCGCGGCGCATGCAGGCGCGCTGGCGCAATCCGGAGAGCAAGAAGCCCGAGCCCGTGCACACCTTGAACGGATCCGGCGTGGCGGTAGGGCGCGCGCTGGTTGCAGTGCTCGAGAATTACCAGAACGCGGACGGTTCGGTCACGGTGCCCAAGGTCTTGCGCCCATACTTGCACGGAATCGATAAAATCACCCGTTCTTAG